The following proteins come from a genomic window of Oncorhynchus kisutch isolate 150728-3 unplaced genomic scaffold, Okis_V2 Okis06b-Okis10b_hom, whole genome shotgun sequence:
- the LOC109881886 gene encoding sialoadhesin isoform X1: protein MSVGLTQPICMEIALALLILPGVLCTDWLVAYQPKEICAVRGSSVVISCTFHYPDKLDNKNLTVEKVMWSQGRKQFFDGPFITESNNRTHTGTKFEYVGNKVHNCSLQIHQVEQRDSGEYAFRFETNNGSWTGKNATNVNVSELFISMTTPKVHEPIKEGDCVNLTCMYNCSSAVMWFKNRTPLQEESSTLYLRDISFQDSGNYSCSPKHYNRPLSEVVRVNVEYGPRNTSVSVWPSSEVLEGSDVTLTCSSNANPTLNYTWFKIDGDSCLEMAYQAELQFNVTLTGNSGKYFCVVSNKHGRQNSTILSLKVKDHAKGVVSVTLTILIAVLAVVPMIVIVPMVAWHLVAHRKKTTAPKPHTEENTQTTEAHVTSLTSDCSLTEEWREEEPSQQEDVSYTTVHINTKQRANIEQQKEETTAIYSSIWEQQAKEDLYSVVSRPTPRGKQAQDDPVIYSTVFRQ, encoded by the exons ATGAGTGTTGGGCTGACACAACCCATCTGTATGGAAATAGCTCTGGCTCTACTCATTTTGCCAG GGGTTTTGTGCACCGACTGGCTTGTGGCATATCAACCGAAAGAGATCTGTGCAGTAAGAGGCTCTTCTGTTGTCATTTCATGCACATTTCACTATCCTGACAAGCTTGATAACAAGAACCTAACAGTGGAAAAAGTCATGTGGAGTCAAGGGAGGAAACAGTTTTTTGATGGCCCTTTCATCACTGAGAGTAATAATAGAACTCATACCGGCACCAAATTTGAGTACGTTGGTAACAAAGTTCATAATTGTTCTTTGCAAATCCACCAAGTAGagcagagagacagtggagaatATGCATTCAGATTTGAAACTAACAACGGCAGTTGGACGGGAAAGAACGCTACAAACGTGAATGTTTCTG AGTTGTTCATTTCGATGACAACACCCAAAGTACACGAACCAATAAAAGAAGGGGATTGTGTGAATCTGACCTGTATGTACAACTGTTCATCTGCAGTTATGTGGTTCAAGAACAGAACACCCCTGCAAGAGGAGTCCTCAACTCTTTACCTCCGTGACATATCCTTTCAAGACTCTGGAAACTACTCATGTTCGCCAAAGCATTACAACAGACCACTTTCTGAGGTTGTCAGGGTCAATGTTGAAT ATGGCCCTAGGAATACCTCAGTCTCAGTCTGGCCGTCGTCTGAAGTTTTGGAGGGTAGTGATGTTACTTTGACCTGCAGCAGCAATGCTAACCCAACATTGAACTACACTTGGTTTAAAATAGATGGAGACAGTTGTCTGGAAATGGCATATCAGGCTGAGCTACAGTTTAATGTTACTCTCACTGGTAATAGTGGGAAGTACTTCTGTGTCGTCAGCAATAAGCATGGAAGACAGAATTCCACTATTCTATCACTGAAAGTCAAAG ATCATGCAAAGGGGGTGGTATCTGTGACACTCACAATACTTATTGCAGTTCTTGCTGTTGTGCCAATGATTGTCATTGTGCCTATGGTTGCTTGGCATCTTGTTGCTCACAG GAAAAAGACTACAGCACCAAAACCACACACAGAAGAGAACACACAG ACCACAGAAGCGCATGTAACCAGTCTCACATCAGACTGTAGTCTGAcagaagagtggagagaggaggaaccaTCGCAACAGGAAGATGTCAGCTATACAACAGTGCACATCAACACCAAGCAAAGGGCAAACAT AGAACAGCAGAAGGAGGAAACTACGGCCATCTACAGCTCTATATG GGAACAACAAGCCAAGGAGGACCTCTACAGTGTAGTATCCAG ACCCACTCCTAGGGGGAAACAGGCCCAGGATGACCCAGTCATCTACAGCACTGTGTTCAG GCAGTAG
- the LOC109881886 gene encoding B-cell receptor CD22 isoform X2 translates to MSVGLTQPICMEIALALLILPGVLCTDWLVAYQPKEICAVRGSSVVISCTFHYPDKLDNKNLTVEKVMWSQGRKQFFDGPFITESNNRTHTGTKFEYVGNKVHNCSLQIHQVEQRDSGEYAFRFETNNGSWTGKNATNVNVSVMWFKNRTPLQEESSTLYLRDISFQDSGNYSCSPKHYNRPLSEVVRVNVEYGPRNTSVSVWPSSEVLEGSDVTLTCSSNANPTLNYTWFKIDGDSCLEMAYQAELQFNVTLTGNSGKYFCVVSNKHGRQNSTILSLKVKDHAKGVVSVTLTILIAVLAVVPMIVIVPMVAWHLVAHRKKTTAPKPHTEENTQTTEAHVTSLTSDCSLTEEWREEEPSQQEDVSYTTVHINTKQRANIEQQKEETTAIYSSIWEQQAKEDLYSVVSRPTPRGKQAQDDPVIYSTVFRQ, encoded by the exons ATGAGTGTTGGGCTGACACAACCCATCTGTATGGAAATAGCTCTGGCTCTACTCATTTTGCCAG GGGTTTTGTGCACCGACTGGCTTGTGGCATATCAACCGAAAGAGATCTGTGCAGTAAGAGGCTCTTCTGTTGTCATTTCATGCACATTTCACTATCCTGACAAGCTTGATAACAAGAACCTAACAGTGGAAAAAGTCATGTGGAGTCAAGGGAGGAAACAGTTTTTTGATGGCCCTTTCATCACTGAGAGTAATAATAGAACTCATACCGGCACCAAATTTGAGTACGTTGGTAACAAAGTTCATAATTGTTCTTTGCAAATCCACCAAGTAGagcagagagacagtggagaatATGCATTCAGATTTGAAACTAACAACGGCAGTTGGACGGGAAAGAACGCTACAAACGTGAATGTTTCTG TTATGTGGTTCAAGAACAGAACACCCCTGCAAGAGGAGTCCTCAACTCTTTACCTCCGTGACATATCCTTTCAAGACTCTGGAAACTACTCATGTTCGCCAAAGCATTACAACAGACCACTTTCTGAGGTTGTCAGGGTCAATGTTGAAT ATGGCCCTAGGAATACCTCAGTCTCAGTCTGGCCGTCGTCTGAAGTTTTGGAGGGTAGTGATGTTACTTTGACCTGCAGCAGCAATGCTAACCCAACATTGAACTACACTTGGTTTAAAATAGATGGAGACAGTTGTCTGGAAATGGCATATCAGGCTGAGCTACAGTTTAATGTTACTCTCACTGGTAATAGTGGGAAGTACTTCTGTGTCGTCAGCAATAAGCATGGAAGACAGAATTCCACTATTCTATCACTGAAAGTCAAAG ATCATGCAAAGGGGGTGGTATCTGTGACACTCACAATACTTATTGCAGTTCTTGCTGTTGTGCCAATGATTGTCATTGTGCCTATGGTTGCTTGGCATCTTGTTGCTCACAG GAAAAAGACTACAGCACCAAAACCACACACAGAAGAGAACACACAG ACCACAGAAGCGCATGTAACCAGTCTCACATCAGACTGTAGTCTGAcagaagagtggagagaggaggaaccaTCGCAACAGGAAGATGTCAGCTATACAACAGTGCACATCAACACCAAGCAAAGGGCAAACAT AGAACAGCAGAAGGAGGAAACTACGGCCATCTACAGCTCTATATG GGAACAACAAGCCAAGGAGGACCTCTACAGTGTAGTATCCAG ACCCACTCCTAGGGGGAAACAGGCCCAGGATGACCCAGTCATCTACAGCACTGTGTTCAG GCAGTAG
- the LOC109881886 gene encoding B-cell receptor CD22 isoform X4 encodes MWFKNRTPLQEESSTLYLRDISFQDSGNYSCSPKHYNRPLSEVVRVNVEYGPRNTSVSVWPSSEVLEGSDVTLTCSSNANPTLNYTWFKIDGDSCLEMAYQAELQFNVTLTGNSGKYFCVVSNKHGRQNSTILSLKVKDHAKGVVSVTLTILIAVLAVVPMIVIVPMVAWHLVAHRKKTTAPKPHTEENTQTTEAHVTSLTSDCSLTEEWREEEPSQQEDVSYTTVHINTKQRANIEQQKEETTAIYSSIWEQQAKEDLYSVVSRPTPRGKQAQDDPVIYSTVFRQ; translated from the exons ATGTGGTTCAAGAACAGAACACCCCTGCAAGAGGAGTCCTCAACTCTTTACCTCCGTGACATATCCTTTCAAGACTCTGGAAACTACTCATGTTCGCCAAAGCATTACAACAGACCACTTTCTGAGGTTGTCAGGGTCAATGTTGAAT ATGGCCCTAGGAATACCTCAGTCTCAGTCTGGCCGTCGTCTGAAGTTTTGGAGGGTAGTGATGTTACTTTGACCTGCAGCAGCAATGCTAACCCAACATTGAACTACACTTGGTTTAAAATAGATGGAGACAGTTGTCTGGAAATGGCATATCAGGCTGAGCTACAGTTTAATGTTACTCTCACTGGTAATAGTGGGAAGTACTTCTGTGTCGTCAGCAATAAGCATGGAAGACAGAATTCCACTATTCTATCACTGAAAGTCAAAG ATCATGCAAAGGGGGTGGTATCTGTGACACTCACAATACTTATTGCAGTTCTTGCTGTTGTGCCAATGATTGTCATTGTGCCTATGGTTGCTTGGCATCTTGTTGCTCACAG GAAAAAGACTACAGCACCAAAACCACACACAGAAGAGAACACACAG ACCACAGAAGCGCATGTAACCAGTCTCACATCAGACTGTAGTCTGAcagaagagtggagagaggaggaaccaTCGCAACAGGAAGATGTCAGCTATACAACAGTGCACATCAACACCAAGCAAAGGGCAAACAT AGAACAGCAGAAGGAGGAAACTACGGCCATCTACAGCTCTATATG GGAACAACAAGCCAAGGAGGACCTCTACAGTGTAGTATCCAG ACCCACTCCTAGGGGGAAACAGGCCCAGGATGACCCAGTCATCTACAGCACTGTGTTCAG GCAGTAG
- the LOC109881886 gene encoding B-cell receptor CD22 isoform X3 — translation MTTPKVHEPIKEGDCVNLTCMYNCSSAVMWFKNRTPLQEESSTLYLRDISFQDSGNYSCSPKHYNRPLSEVVRVNVEYGPRNTSVSVWPSSEVLEGSDVTLTCSSNANPTLNYTWFKIDGDSCLEMAYQAELQFNVTLTGNSGKYFCVVSNKHGRQNSTILSLKVKDHAKGVVSVTLTILIAVLAVVPMIVIVPMVAWHLVAHRKKTTAPKPHTEENTQTTEAHVTSLTSDCSLTEEWREEEPSQQEDVSYTTVHINTKQRANIEQQKEETTAIYSSIWEQQAKEDLYSVVSRPTPRGKQAQDDPVIYSTVFRQ, via the exons ATGACAACACCCAAAGTACACGAACCAATAAAAGAAGGGGATTGTGTGAATCTGACCTGTATGTACAACTGTTCATCTGCAGTTATGTGGTTCAAGAACAGAACACCCCTGCAAGAGGAGTCCTCAACTCTTTACCTCCGTGACATATCCTTTCAAGACTCTGGAAACTACTCATGTTCGCCAAAGCATTACAACAGACCACTTTCTGAGGTTGTCAGGGTCAATGTTGAAT ATGGCCCTAGGAATACCTCAGTCTCAGTCTGGCCGTCGTCTGAAGTTTTGGAGGGTAGTGATGTTACTTTGACCTGCAGCAGCAATGCTAACCCAACATTGAACTACACTTGGTTTAAAATAGATGGAGACAGTTGTCTGGAAATGGCATATCAGGCTGAGCTACAGTTTAATGTTACTCTCACTGGTAATAGTGGGAAGTACTTCTGTGTCGTCAGCAATAAGCATGGAAGACAGAATTCCACTATTCTATCACTGAAAGTCAAAG ATCATGCAAAGGGGGTGGTATCTGTGACACTCACAATACTTATTGCAGTTCTTGCTGTTGTGCCAATGATTGTCATTGTGCCTATGGTTGCTTGGCATCTTGTTGCTCACAG GAAAAAGACTACAGCACCAAAACCACACACAGAAGAGAACACACAG ACCACAGAAGCGCATGTAACCAGTCTCACATCAGACTGTAGTCTGAcagaagagtggagagaggaggaaccaTCGCAACAGGAAGATGTCAGCTATACAACAGTGCACATCAACACCAAGCAAAGGGCAAACAT AGAACAGCAGAAGGAGGAAACTACGGCCATCTACAGCTCTATATG GGAACAACAAGCCAAGGAGGACCTCTACAGTGTAGTATCCAG ACCCACTCCTAGGGGGAAACAGGCCCAGGATGACCCAGTCATCTACAGCACTGTGTTCAG GCAGTAG